The DNA sequence CATTATATGGAAGAAGCAGAAAAGTTATGTGATAATTTAGTAATTATAGATCAGGGAGAAATAATAGCTAAAGGTTCTCCAAAAAAATTGATAAATGAGTATTTTGAAGAAAAAGCTGTAGAATTTAATGATCCAGGGTTCAGTAATGAGGAAATAAGAGATTTAAAAGAAAATCTGGATGTTGATCGTATTGGTTATGAAGAAAAACTTAATCGTTTTATATTATATTCTAAAGATATTAAAAAATTAATGACAAATTTAATTAATTATAGCAAAAGCACAAAAAAAGAAATTGATGATATAACTATCCGCCAGGCCTCTCTGGAAGATGTTTTTATTAAATTGACAGGAAGGGGAATCAGAGAATGAAAATATTCAGACAGGTTTTTATTGCTAATTTAAAAGAATTTTTAAGGGATAGATCCTCTTTGTTCTGGTTCCTTGCTTTCCCTGTTATTTTTATATTTATTTTTGGGATGGTCTATTCCGGAAATGGAGAACAAACTTTTAAAATTGGAGTTGTAAGAGATGCAAAAAATCCATTTTCTAATAATATTTCTAAAGCTTTAGAGTCAGTTCCTAATTTTGAAGTTATTTATAATGAATATGAAATAGAAAGGGAAGCTTTAAACAATGGAGAAAGAGCTCTGGTAATTACGATTCCTGATATTGAGTATGAACAATTAAATAATAATAAAAGTTATGATATAAAAGTTCTCTATGACTCAACTCGCCAGCAAACATCGCAAATTCTGCTTTCAGTTATTAGGCAGGTTTTTAATGAAGTAGAAAGAAATATTACAGGCAGTCCTCAACTATTTGAGGTAAGCACAGAAACTATTCAGCCTGATAAAATAAATAGTTTTGATTTTAGTTATATTTTACCAGGTATTCTGGCAATGGCTTTAATGCAGTTAGGTCTCTTTGGAGGTTTGCAAATTTTAAATCTTCGAGAACAAGGGATTATAAGAGGGCTGGGTGTTACTCCACTTCCGCGAATTACCCTACTGGGGAGTGAAATATTAATCAGATTAATTATGGCCTTAGTTCAAACATTTATTATTATT is a window from the Halanaerobiales bacterium genome containing:
- a CDS encoding ABC transporter permease, which encodes MKIFRQVFIANLKEFLRDRSSLFWFLAFPVIFIFIFGMVYSGNGEQTFKIGVVRDAKNPFSNNISKALESVPNFEVIYNEYEIEREALNNGERALVITIPDIEYEQLNNNKSYDIKVLYDSTRQQTSQILLSVIRQVFNEVERNITGSPQLFEVSTETIQPDKINSFDFSYILPGILAMALMQLGLFGGLQILNLREQGIIRGLGVTPLPRITLLGSEILIRLIMALVQTFIIIFIGVTVFDLRIVGGFFEVTGLVILGAITFISLGYMLISFASSPESGERIIQAVQFPMLFLSGIFFPIAIMPDYIKPVVRAIPLTYLGDGLRQIMVG